The proteins below are encoded in one region of Hordeum vulgare subsp. vulgare chromosome 3H, MorexV3_pseudomolecules_assembly, whole genome shotgun sequence:
- the LOC123442291 gene encoding uncharacterized protein LOC123442291 yields MQGGCIADIGSCGTGFDSASGSVRTKKFRTKGSELADRKGEKNKAMPRAPSICCSSIDEALSFSSRARCNKRLVLFPSREPRERPAPRRAKLIFKTGSSGALKRAGPLKNREIVRKAMSGKVSDLHLSAIVN; encoded by the exons ATGCAAGGAGGATGTATAGCTGATATAGGATCTTGTGGAACTGGATTTGATTCTGCAAGCGGTTCGGTACGAACGAAGAAATTTCGAACAAAAGGATCGGAACTCGCTGATAGGAAAGGAGAGAAAAACAAAGCAATGCCAAGAGCTCCGTCAATCTGCTGTTCATCGATAGACGAAGCTCTCTCTTTTTCATCTCGTGCCAGATGTAACAAAAGATTAGTCCTTTTTCCTTCTCGCGAACCACGGGAGCGCCCAGCGCCCAGAAGAGCAAAGCTCATTTTCAAAACAGGGTCAAGCGGCGCATTAAAAAGGGCTGGCCCGTTAAAA AACAGAGAGATTGTACGGAAGGCCATGTCAGGAAAAGTGTCTGACCTTCACCTGAGTGCCATCGTGAATTGA